Within Labrus bergylta chromosome 18, fLabBer1.1, whole genome shotgun sequence, the genomic segment TTGGGTTCTAGATACATTTCTTTGCTTTGTCCATGTCCATGTACATCAGATGAGGCTTACATTTGTTCTTTCAATGCTATAGAAGCTGTGGAAGAGAAGCACCACTTAAGCTTGTGCAGCCATGAAATGCAAGGCTGCGGTTGAATAGGCGATAGGGGAGACATGGCTAAAAGAGTGAATGAGAGGCAAAAGGAGAAACGAGGAGACATAATGCAGTGAGCCAGAGAGGGAGCAGAATGAAGGGATGGAGAAATGGGGACTAAGAGAGACTTCACTTCGCTTTTAACTACATTATCGTGGCCCGTGGTGTATATAATTTAGTACCATGACGCAATGGAAGATACTGCACCCAGTGAGCTGTCTGCGAGGGAGCCTAACTTGCtcacttcaacacacacacacacagatttttcTCTATGATTCTTTCAGATATTCATCTGCtttcaatttaaacttttaagtCTGTCTTATCACATTTTTTAGGGGTAATCCTGCTTGGCCTCGAATTATTGTTTCCATTcagacagattaaaaaaagaagacctcAGCTTGGCCCTGACTGAAGCAAGGTGGGGAACATGTGGCTCCACTGTCATGCACAAAACCAAGTTTTTCAACCCTGTGAGATTCACGGGTTGTTGAAACACAGCAAATGCCAGAAATATTTCAAGCGATTCATTAGGCAATAAGGATTCAATTCTCTGTGAATTGCAGCCTTTGGGAGGCTCAAAGCTTGTCGAAAAATTACATTAATACACCAGTAATGAGAACGAAGCTTGATATTTTTCCATCAGTTTAATTGGGATCATTTAGTGATGTTTTTCCACCGAGAAGTATCTGGATGTTTGAGTTAATCAACTTGAACAGTAGTTAGACAAAGTCATCTGCTGTTGTAATTACTATAATGGCACAGTTTAAATTAACAGTTCTGCTGGAGCTCCTCCATTTAAATTAGTGTGAATTAAAGTCAAAATCATGCATTTAATACACTGATATAAAGGTCACATCTCTCTCAGTGAATTAATATTTAGACTGTGTGGTTGGTGTTTTAATGCACCTGCCACTGGAAGAAAATCACGACCGTATTCTGAATCTCTCGCACACAGTTTATTTATTGCTTTCTGTCACATGGACTTGTTTATAAGGTCTATTTGAGACTATGTGCTGCATTAGCTGTGTGCACTGGAGATAAAGATGAGTGGGGGACTCATGATTTTTCATTTGCACCAGTTTTTGCTCCTATGTGACTCCGTCAGTCAGAGCTATTTGTTTAAGATTATTTCTCTGCACTGAAGAGCAAGTGCTGGAAGAACTGACAAATCCCAACACTTAACTGTAATTTGCAGCGAGTGTTTGTGCATATtgcttcttatttatttttttactttacccAGCCACAGTATCTCTACAAAATATCTACAATACATATTTTATATGTATGGTAAATATCGTAAACATATCCTTACTGCTTATTTACTGTGAAAATATAGATTCCAGTTGCTCATTggtttgcttcttcttcttgtaacTTTGAGAGGGGCTCTTGAATTGGTCACAGAGAACTAACAGTGGCAGGACATGCATACACAAATTACATTTAGTATTCTGAAACTGTACTGCAAATATGCATGCAACTTTCCGGCCATATGGCAAGTGTGGTCATCAGGTGCTGCTGCATTTAGTATGCTAATCCTTCCTCACACTTAGTGTCTGTTTGCCATCTACAGTGATGCTGTTGGAATTCAGCAGGTGATGCTTTGAATATTCCTGTCTCATTTTGTTCTATCTAATGTATGGCTAtatgtttgttgtgttcatATTGTACATATGAAACAATGGGCGCTATGTATCATTGTACGACAACTATGAGTTGATTCATTTGCACAACAATCCCACAGACAGAAAAGGCCGTTAGCTAGGGGTCAGCCGGTCATTGGTGATGTATTTGCTTTTCTGTGCTTcaccttatttatttttttatagtttgaggatattaaaaaaaaactgccacaTTCCTCACACCTGGACAATGAAActgattcagattcagagaTTGAATACTTTGGATTCCAGATTAAATCAAATCAGCAGAAGTCATTCAGTAATTTTCTCTTGACCTGTAAACGTCATCTTCATCATTTCAAAGGCTGAAGAGCAATGGTAAAGTAAGTACTCAATTATGACATTATAGAAGTACATAGTCATAAAGTAGCATTAAAGAGACACAACTAGCTCATCATGGTAAAAGTAAAGTTGgataaagaaaggaaaaataaatacacattcgACCTTTAGGAAACTAAGAGGACGAATCTCAAGGACACTGAAATGGATTGGGGAAAACAGAGTGTCTTCAGTCTGCTCTGAAAGGAGCAatttgtaactctgacacctagagtttaaaatgggtactacTGTCCGAATTTAAACGATTGGAGAGCGCTGTCTCCCCaagccccctcctccctagagccGATACTTACGTGGGATGCCATATCGCAagcactgaagcttcagtgtttagccagctctgcatcgttCTTGAAACCTGTCTGtgctctaacctctctccatctccGATATTTATCAgagttttaccacgtttctgctcgtggagcatattaaaaaaaaatgcagaggcttattaggtcgggtagaatcagttatatctgaaccagttcacctgcccacttccatcactgcaacacctgttgttttgcagtttgcctggcaaacagaggggcgtccaaaacggccatttGGGGCTGCCTGAAAACTAGGGATGTTCATGTTGAATCGTTAATCGATTAATCGCCGTTAAGAATTTAaccaattaaaaatgtattaaccgACAATCTGTTTACAATTTTACCGGCGGTCCCATGTAATACTATTTCATACCAATAGAGGGCGTCCTAACTTTTGCAACTCTTAAAAgctcctgttaaaggaagaagcGGTTCTGAGGAAAGTGAGGCTAAAATCAAGTGGTCAGCAGAGACAGTTTTCTGCAGCTGGACTTATTGTGAACTCAGTGCTGATCACTTAGATGTgctctttcttaaaaaaaaaaaagaaaaaagaagactaGGCTGTACATATATTATGGTGAGCAGAGTATTATATGCGCTCATAACTCACTCCTGAGTGTGTGGATATGTTCATTTGCCTACAAAACAGAAGAATTGAATGTATTGTTCAGGGGCTCAAATGGTTATGTCACCTGtaaacagcactgtgtgttgatttaaaaaaaaaagagtttcattTGGTCAGCCTTGTTAGTCTAGAAACGGTTTGGCATAGATTTGTTAACAGTGGAGTTAAATAAAGACAGTCATACATTTAAGTGCTGTTTTCAAGCGAGAGCCTTGTTATATTAGTTCAAACAGTTTGTATTTAATCTAATAATgttaaaagcaaataaaaggcCAGGCCAtgttaagctttaaaaaaaaatgaaaaaaacttaAACTCAATCTTGTTCCTGAACAGGAGCCGCTACAGGAGAGATGCTTTCTCTTTTACTGGTTCCAGTTAACAGTCTAGCAGCAGCGTTTTGTACCATCTGCAAGACAGGGACGACTGACTGATGCCCAGATAGAGGGCATTACAATAGTCCAGCCTGGAGACAATCAAGGCACtggaaacatttttcaaatccTTTAGAGGCTTTAGTTCCTCACCACCAATTACCTGCTGCCCTGTGTTTCTCTCATTGTCCAATGACAGCaaagcctttctttttttttctttctgcaggagCTTCAGAGAGAGGAGGTTTTGAGAGTAAAACTCATCAGGGCTGTCTGGGTTTCCTACCTTCTCtcactcctctgtctctgcatctCCAGCTGTCTTCTAATGTAAGTGTCCATCTTCATTATTGGAGCTCAGGTGTCGCTGTATTATTCAGTGAACCCATCGACTGTTAATGTCTGACGACGATATTTACGCCTGTGGGGACAATGGCAAACGTCTTAGTGATGAAGATTAAGGCAGCGGTTTATGTCGTAATGATGTCATGCAGAGATTTCCTTTTCCATGTGCTGCCTTGTTTACAGTCCAATTGCCAACTTGAGATGTTCATGTCAGAAGTGACAATGTTCCCCTCTAGATTTATCTGCGCTGTAATCGCTGTTTTATTGGTTCAGTGCATCCCCGAGAgttacaaacagaaaccatgaGGATTCTTTACCAGTCATGCCCCACATGTACAGattctacatttaaatgtaaaagacaaAAGTGCATGTAGTTCACCACAAAGATACAGGGGCTTGCCAAATGAGACAATCTTGCATTGTTGGAAAGAGGCTTATCTAATGTCTTCCTTAAACAGAAGATTGAAGCTCTTTTCATGTCTGTGTGATAAGTACAGAGTCATAGCCAGGAGGGTATTAGCCTCATTTACAAACTGAGCATTCTTATactgattaaacaaacaagataaTTGGAAATGAGAGTGCTTCCGAGGTATATTTTTTCAACTGGGCTAGCCTTTTCCCCTCTcaccagtctttatgctaagcaaGGTGTTATATCCTATCTTCCCTATTCCAATTATTCCAACTCAACTGTACCAGCTCTGCCCTCAGAGTTACTTCTACTGGGATCTGTCTTTAGTAAATGTAACTTCATCATATTTAAGGAGCAACAATTCTCCTCTGATGTCGTGCTTAGGGGAAGCGCAAATGTTGCTAATATATCGTTCAGCTGTTTTAGAGGTTGCAAGTAATATAAACATGCAAAAAGGAGGGAAAATGCCTGTGATTTTAATGCCACTAAATTGATCAACAACTAAAAAGAAAATTCTTACAGTATTTTAAGCTGCTATCAAGAGCATCAAACCAAATACTAGCTATCTTTACAGCTGCCTTCAAGTGAGCATCGTGTAATAATATTAGGTGGTAAAGTTTGCTAGCTAGTAGGGCTTTGCAAAAAATATCACTTCGCAAAGTATtgcattatttgttttcatggtggTGTATACATTTTCCTGCTCCTCACATTGATCCCTAAATGgattaaaatgtccttttatgGGGCGCGCAACAAAACCGCTAGTACAGTGGCAGTTTGCCGCTTATcaccccccaacccccacctctttcctcccaacacttcctgtctctcttcaaggCAAAAattacgacggaggattagggccacgttaaaaaataataataattacatttcgagattaaagtcgtaaatttacaagtttaatctggtaaattaacgagttcgagaccagcctgtgcgaaaatgatgaaagtagaactcttaaagtcttttaaAGAATGAAGTTGtgattttagtctatatcagaagagcagcagcatcctgttctcaaatgacaaacatggagcatcttgtcctaaaggtttcactttcacttgtgtagtcggtaaaagcagttagttcaagagaagttttcacttcaacttgcaagaccttgtttatctgtaaaatgatgaacaggacacaaactgtctctgcacatgagacactttaacaaggcagaccgataacagacacaaatagttgtgttggggcttcaCTTGTGCAGATaggaaactacacatgcttttggcacatcatcatcttcacgtTGTCATAAAAattcagcaccctgaaaagatactgcaagaaactgtggcttttccgaagaaagaaccacactgacttggaggaagttgtctgcagaggaaaatactttaagacttctactttcatcattttgcgcaggctggtctcgaactcgttaatttacgagattattctcataaattaacgactttaatctcgaaataatttttttttttttaaaaattaacgtggccctaatcctccgtcgtaaaaaaacaaaactttaaaatgttcttttatttccccctttAAATATCTGTACTCACAATGACCTCTGTGCCTGTAGATGTCGCTGTTCAGCTACCTTAGCTGGCTCCTTAAGCCTAAAGCTGGTTGAGTGACGAAGGCAGTTTTCACACCTGCACTCCGGGAAAATTTCTATAAAATTTCAGGCAGACTCGTCATGAGTTGGTCCTTTACAGCAGGAGACTATTTGCTGTCAGACGGGAGTTTGGGGGGGCGAGGGGGGTTCAGGAGGCATGACGTAAGAAGAATGACACAAAAGTGGGCAACAGAGTCTGACGTGTGATCgcagttttctttctgtcatatcaatgctacatcTAGTTCAACAAAAGAGAGAGTCCAATCATCCTGTTCGCTTACGATACATTTTCTGGGTCCTTGCACATCGGTCCAGCCCTATTAGCTTGCAGTTGAATGCTAGCATTAGCTGTTGTGTTACAGCAGTTTATCAAAAATAGGATGTTAAACTTTGAAAAGTGACTCAATATCCCTTTACAAATGTTTCTGATCTGTCATTACGTGGTGAATTAAAAACATTCTTCCTGCTCTAACTCACATGGAGAACATCATTATCACAACACATTGGAAAATTACTGTTTATGGTTCAACATTTAACAGTGAAAGTACAACAAAAAACTTGTAATACCAATTTATATTGTAGTTTCTTTGTCATCTATCTGTTACTCTGAGTCATGAAGAGACCCTAACTGTCTGATAAAAGCTGTGCCATAACCAAACAAGTTACAACATATTTCATCAGTTGAAGTTTCATCATAGTGTTACATAAATATACTAATTCAGCCTACACTGATTATCTTTGCAGGCATTATAGAAAACTGTTGGACGAAGGAATGCTGATTATTATGTGCAGCAGATTTGAGTTTAATCtccagcaataaaaaaaaaaaaaaaccatcaagAAGGCAAATGAGCTCTTTCTGATTGACTCTCCCTCTTTGTGCCTGTCTTTAAACGTCTTCTGTCTCCCTCTTCTTGCTGTCCTCTCTGAAGGGTTTGATGGAGAGCTGGTCGAATGTCAGCCGGAACTGTTGTTATATCCGGAGGAATTCTCGCCGGAGTGATACTGCTGTGCATTGTGGCAGTGCTCTGTTACTGTAGACTCCAGGTAtcactgtgtgtttgaagaaatgtttttttttttttaacaacaccaCAAGTATGAAATTCCCAACACCCCtttctcaatctctctctctctcctgctcatTTCTTTGTCGTCCCTCGGCAGTATTATTGCTGTAAGAAGAATGATTCTGAGGTGGACGCGGGCCCTGCGGTCGGACCGGACCCTCTTTCTCATTTCCCCTGCAATGCCTGTGACATCCTAGCCATGGATGGCGCTGCTATCACCCCCGTCTCTCTGGATCAGCTGGACTCGGGTTCTCACCACAACTACTGCCCCACGTGTTCCCCGTACTCGGTCCGCTCTGGACGTACAAATGACATGCGCAACGGAGGGGAGCGGCTCGGCTTCCACACCTACTACGAGAACCCAGCTGTCTCTCTTCCCCTATCCACCAACCCGCAGGGATCCCCCCATTTGAGCTATATCGGCCACAAGGACATGTTTCCTCCACCGCCACGACCCTACAGCACCCAGGTCTGACCTTTGCGccaacataaagacacacacgcTCTGACTtgcacacatttaaacatttagcccatgtcctattgtttggGACCCCAATCAGGTGATGGATTACAATACAGAACAATTACACAGTTGCCTACATTGATGTAAATCCTCATACCTGTCACAACATCCAGGCTCATTTATCCACAGGAGTGACCTATAAACTGAGCCCACTGAAAGCGCACTCTGTGTGGGCAGTAAATCCTTGGACTAAGCCCATGTGGATCTGCAGAGAGCAGCATAGACAGTGATTTATTCACAGCCATTTTCTGCAAAACCTTAGTTTGTCTGACACTGAGCTGGATCAAATGTGGTACAAATTTGTCGTGTGGTAATTAAGTTGTGAATGTAACATTGAAGCAACATTAAGAGTTAGTTTGAACTCGATACTGTACATGTAGTCgggtaaaaaaaaacgtccCTCCAGTGCTTTGGAAGTATCGTCACAGTTGGTGCTAGGGATGCGGTTTTTGAACACGTCCAACAATTTGTGTTAATGATCACATTCAAATGAATCattaaaacatcagaaaataattaAGACGCTTATTTTTTGCCATTTAAGATTATTATTGATGTGATAAATAAACACTGTTTATGTGCCACGACACAACACAGATGAATAAATATGATATTCatgagaaaaacatgaatttaagttatgaattaaaaaatacataaataaaacagcctAAATCATCCTTTGAGGATTGTCTTcagtaattaaaaatgtaattcagttCTTATCAGAACTAATGTTCTTCTAGAAAAAACCCaaatttaaactttattaatcttTCATTTTCAGTAAACAGGCTGTTTGACTGTTTGACTGCCTGTTCACATTTGTTCTGCGTGTACTGCTAATCTGCTAAATGTCTCAATAATCGAGAAGTTATTCCTGCTTAAATGATTCTAAATGATCGGATAAATAAATTCATATGCCTTTTATAAGCTCATCTCCATACCCTGGCTGCATGACACCGATAATTATTTTCTCTCTAACGTCAAATACAACTGAGAAGTCTTTGACCTGAGAGTCCGCAATCAACCATCATCTCCAttttagtttctgtttctgtgcattgtaccccccccccccccaaacagacacacacacacacacacacacacacacacacacacacacacaccttctctcATTAAATCCAAGTTTCAAGTGCtcgccccctccccctccccacagTTTACTGTTCATGAGGGCTAACAGTTTTTCGATTAGGTGTTGTTGTTACAGAAACTAGTGATGGAGCTTAATTGTGTTTTTGGAGGCTTTTCTGGGTGAAGGCATGAAGGAGAAATTACAAGCAGTATTTGAGCAACTCCCAATTTTGAAATGGGCCGAGTTTCGTACCATAACTGTCGCTTTCATTTTCAcaagggctgggaatctttgggtgtcttgACGTTTCGATTCAATTTCGATTCATGGGGTCACGatttgattcagaatctatttttcgattcaaaacgattctggattcatgattcaaagtctatttttgaattagtacatacttcaggatctactctagtcatctgtgagactggctgaatgtcttgctgctccatttggtattctactgagttaaagagctagccttagcacttagcagggagtgactgattagccaaaaattaaatataaatcgATTTCTGGAAGTTATGaattaacattttgaaagataagaatcttcgattttttttccccacctctgaTTTTCACTCCTGGTGAAAATGAAACTAAACCGGCTCTGTATTGTCTTCCATATAAGTTGAAGATGGATGAAAAGGACAGACAACATTCTTTAGCTGTGTCGTCATCAGACATGCTATACTTACCATCACACCATACTGTGTTGATCTCGATGCTTGAGTTTTAGAACGTCTAAGCCATTATATCTGCGATATTTAGTACGGTAACAAGATGCAGTGTTTATCCACAATATATGCTTGAATGAATCTATATATTTTCAGGAGTAATCGTAGTTTTTTGTGAGGGCTGTTAGAGTTTCAATTTTACAGAGTTTATGCTGAGTGTGAGTTTTCCAGACTCTTCACTTCTCCTTTCATCGTAATTATTGGTCTGCTTCTCTGAAAGTTATAGAAACAGAACCAGAGGAACGTGATGAGAAGTGAATGGAAACGTGCGTTTGGAATTGAAGATTTACTATTTAATATAACAGATTTTAAACCAGTAAAAATACATATATGAGACACCTCTTAAAGTATAATAGAGTATAATGTTACATCACATTGTTGCCACTGAGCCGTGAGCCTTTGTTTCCTCACCTCACAGAGACATGTATTGAAAACTAAACCTGAACATTACcttattttgtttaattagaTGTCCACTCAGCGTTGGTGTTAAATATCCTCACTTAACAAATGTGGTCCACAtggtgaaagttttttttaatttttattttgggTCTTTGTGTTCATCGGATCTGTGCTGACCAGTTTGAGCACGACGTGTCATTTTCTGCTTCTGATTGTTGAAATCGGAATGTTTTCAGATTGTAAGAAACTCATAAAGTTTTGGTACCCTGATACAGAACAGTGGTGGGGCAGAAATCATCTAAGTTTTACAtgaatgttccttttttttaaggaggaATAAATGTTTCTATCTgcctggactttttttttttttttggtcttgaCTCCGGTTTTAATGACTCAAATCAGTAGAGACACAAAATGTTGTAATCACAGTCATCTGCTttcaacacacactctcaaaatATATGGAGAAGTGCACAGACCGATAGAATGCGAAAGTAAAACCAAAGACAGAAGtttcaagaaagaaaaagctaCATATTGGAACTCAAAGAAAGGGAAATGAAACATCCATCCTGTCATCGGTTTTTTGTTTCCCCTGGTGACAAAGAGAAATTTTCTGTCTTACGTATCACAAACATATTTGTCCAGCAAATATGCCCAATAGTCcacacatgatgacatcattaaaaacagctacttattttaatttaacaaaaactttatattttatatttttatactttaaaagttagaaagttaaaaaaaaactgtttattcTTTCTTaagattaacattttaatattgctGAGTGCaccacacacagagcagtgacaTACCTACCTatgatgcaaaaacatgaatttagAGGTGAGGTGAAAATAAGGCTGAGAATGTTGTGGGAACATTTTGTGTCATTCACGGGCGGAGTTGTTGATTCccttattgtttttattcatgctttGCTATTTTACTGCCTTGCCTGCTTGACCTGTTTGCTCTCCTGTCAGGCAACAATAGACTGACAGGCCTGTGTCATGCAAACACCCTGAGGAGGCATATCACAAATAGCACTTTAGTAACCCCCGCATCGGTGTCAGCAAGAATACAGATTGAGGAAGGACATTGAATGCAACATAAGCAACACAAATAAGGAGGAACACTCAAATAAATCACAGTCATTAGGACGCCTTGGTTTTTATTTGAGAGGCGTGGATCATAAATGAAGTGTTTGTCAGATtgtgtgtgcgagagagagagaagaaaggtgAGCACTGTAGTGGGTGTGTCTTGTGCTGCagttttttcacacacacacacacacacacacacacacaaacacacacacgctcaggtCTCATTAAAACCCAGTTCAACCTGTTACTGCCCCTTCACCTGTAACACACACTCCTTCACCTGACACTGTGTAAGACGCTCTGACTATCAGGTGTTAGTGTGTTGAAGAGTAGCTACCTGTTGGGAGtatcttcctgtttttttttcacctttggACCACAAGCAGAGTTTCCTTCTGCTGGCACCGCCTGGACTTTGTTCAGACAtatcgtgtttgttttgtgctggaTTGATTGGCGTCTCGCCCGCATCACCGCAAGTGAAAGCAAGACGACAACGTCTACACAGACTCATGTACCATCTCTGATTCTCTTCAGATACACTATTGTCACTGAGTGGCAGCGTGTCAAACACTCctagttgattttttttttttttctctctgaagtCAGGTTTGAAGCGTCACCTGCAGAAGgcgcttgttttttttggtgcgcgtgtgtcagcagctttttgggctgcattttttttttttggggcaatATGATGGAGGAGGTGTCCGTCATGATGGCGTATGATGCCCAAGTTATGGAGCAGATGAGCGAA encodes:
- the LOC109997985 gene encoding protein FAM163A, whose protein sequence is MSAGTVVISGGILAGVILLCIVAVLCYCRLQYYCCKKNDSEVDAGPAVGPDPLSHFPCNACDILAMDGAAITPVSLDQLDSGSHHNYCPTCSPYSVRSGRTNDMRNGGERLGFHTYYENPAVSLPLSTNPQGSPHLSYIGHKDMFPPPPRPYSTQV